The following are encoded together in the Thalassomonas haliotis genome:
- a CDS encoding DUF4197 domain-containing protein: MTLVIPAQAEEDWWNNAKKLISGIKDKTVGANLSDEQISQGLKQALSVGTDTVVRELQQPGAFSNNPERHISLPSSLKTVTSALNKVGMSSLPKELEARLNQAAEQAIPGAGPILKNAIAELKLEDIKKLYRGGSDSATRYLEQAMSVPISTAMIPVIKQSLSGVGAFELYENIMNKYRNLPFVPELNDADANMILSLVQQKAIGSIFDNLAAEEIAIRTDPKKQSTELLKQLFSKS, encoded by the coding sequence TTGACATTAGTCATACCGGCACAAGCAGAGGAAGACTGGTGGAATAACGCCAAAAAACTCATTAGCGGTATTAAAGACAAAACCGTTGGCGCCAATCTCAGCGATGAACAGATCTCACAGGGGTTAAAGCAGGCGCTAAGCGTAGGTACAGATACTGTAGTGCGGGAATTACAGCAACCGGGCGCATTTAGTAATAACCCCGAGCGTCACATCAGCTTACCTTCGTCACTGAAAACCGTCACCAGCGCTTTAAATAAGGTCGGTATGAGCTCCCTGCCCAAAGAACTGGAGGCTCGCCTTAACCAGGCGGCAGAGCAGGCAATACCAGGAGCAGGACCCATATTAAAAAATGCCATTGCCGAACTCAAACTCGAAGATATCAAAAAGCTCTATCGCGGCGGCAGTGATTCCGCCACCCGGTATCTCGAACAAGCCATGTCTGTGCCCATCAGTACCGCCATGATCCCGGTGATCAAACAAAGTTTATCCGGTGTCGGGGCTTTTGAACTTTATGAAAACATCATGAACAAATACCGAAACCTGCCTTTCGTCCCTGAACTCAATGACGCCGACGCCAACATGATACTTTCCCTGGTACAGCAAAAGGCTATCGGCAGTATTTTTGATAACCTGGCAGCGGAAGAAATTGCCATACGTACCGACCCTAAAAAACAAAGCACCGAATTATTAAAACAGCTGTTTTCTAAAAGCTGA
- a CDS encoding AsmA family protein, translating into MALDASTRPYKLNTEFSLADIQAPPLLRGVFGFKQLFGSDKLSRSFTTEGQSLNDFINQLNGTISTALSDNAITGVNLGALARRAKNLLTGNFEK; encoded by the coding sequence ATGGCACTCGATGCATCCACCCGTCCCTATAAATTAAACACTGAATTTTCGCTTGCTGATATACAGGCTCCCCCCTTGCTCAGAGGTGTGTTCGGCTTTAAACAACTTTTCGGTAGCGATAAACTCAGCCGGTCTTTCACCACAGAAGGGCAAAGCCTGAATGACTTTATCAACCAGCTTAATGGTACAATCAGCACAGCATTAAGCGATAACGCCATAACAGGAGTGAATCTCGGGGCGCTGGCCCGCAGGGCTAAAAACCTGCTTACCGGTAATTTTGAAAAATAA
- a CDS encoding DUF5610 domain-containing protein, producing the protein MNINPIDQPVNRPLNKGQGKAQVAGDGEHKADKLSARQDEVSAGVSSQHKLRLGVQSLMSALKSNVTLGDSFNFTFESRQSVQLTEKQTRQLDKMEVEPFSFDFEAVAENVMEFVSSGIMLAKADGANDDKLADMLSQARSGIEQGFGMAREELDGLGLMTEELEQGINKSYDLLQSDLDDFEEELFGSENVGAGNAVNPDNGALAASGLRSQQLNMLEQEQGTINIRTRDGDKINIHFGSLMTLDQQSMQQQGMFSREISFSQSQSFSLQIEGELDDEELEAISSLVQDIGKLADNFFSGDIEKAWQQANELGFDDQQVAQVSLDFQEVKQVAVTEHYGRVPQQHESPFATLSPYLKDLESAASLADNLFEGNNLKELMSGVAEQLLTGADDALNNSSEQFVNFNQRLLDALS; encoded by the coding sequence ATGAACATTAACCCAATAGATCAGCCAGTAAACCGCCCTTTGAATAAAGGTCAGGGCAAAGCTCAGGTGGCAGGGGATGGCGAGCATAAAGCCGATAAGTTGTCAGCCAGGCAAGATGAAGTAAGCGCCGGGGTATCGTCTCAGCATAAATTGCGGCTGGGGGTACAGTCCCTGATGTCGGCATTAAAAAGTAATGTTACTCTCGGGGATTCTTTTAATTTTACCTTTGAAAGCCGTCAAAGTGTCCAGTTAACAGAAAAACAAACCCGTCAGTTAGATAAGATGGAGGTCGAACCTTTTTCTTTTGACTTTGAAGCTGTGGCGGAAAATGTCATGGAATTTGTTTCCAGCGGCATTATGTTGGCAAAAGCCGATGGCGCTAACGACGACAAACTGGCCGATATGCTCAGCCAGGCCCGCTCGGGCATTGAGCAGGGTTTTGGTATGGCCCGGGAGGAATTGGATGGTTTGGGCTTAATGACTGAGGAATTGGAGCAAGGCATTAACAAGAGTTACGATTTGCTGCAAAGCGATCTTGATGACTTTGAAGAAGAGCTCTTTGGCAGTGAAAATGTTGGTGCCGGGAATGCCGTTAATCCGGATAATGGCGCTTTAGCAGCCAGTGGCCTGCGTAGTCAGCAGCTCAATATGCTGGAGCAGGAGCAGGGTACGATTAATATCCGGACCCGGGACGGAGATAAAATCAATATTCATTTTGGCAGCCTGATGACCTTAGATCAGCAGAGCATGCAGCAACAAGGTATGTTCAGCCGGGAGATCAGTTTTAGCCAAAGCCAGTCGTTCAGTTTACAGATTGAAGGTGAGCTCGATGATGAAGAGCTTGAAGCAATCAGCTCTCTAGTGCAGGATATCGGCAAACTTGCCGACAACTTTTTCAGCGGCGATATAGAAAAAGCCTGGCAACAGGCCAATGAACTTGGTTTTGACGATCAACAGGTTGCCCAGGTGTCTTTGGACTTCCAGGAAGTCAAACAAGTCGCCGTTACCGAGCACTATGGCCGGGTGCCCCAGCAGCATGAGTCGCCTTTTGCCACGCTTTCCCCTTATTTAAAAGATTTAGAGAGTGCCGCCAGCCTTGCGGATAACTTGTTTGAAGGAAATAATCTGAAAGAACTCATGAGTGGTGTTGCCGAACAGCTATTAACTGGTGCTGATGATGCGCTAAACAACAGTAGTGAGCAGTTTGTGAACTTCAATCAGAGATTATTAGATGCTTTAAGTTAA
- a CDS encoding OmpA family protein produces the protein MKNLTRKTISHLLWSSIAVLCGFALLLNSPASLAETPDAKALVGNAYFGVDTLYIATDNDRTVENPTNTSIDHGYGGGLHFGYRVNPTFEIRGFWSNLNLEVENNGKSPNGRMFGIDGLIFPDAKNVYFITGINMMDLQAQDVAINLGAGYRHYFQDRFALQAETKAYFTPEENHTDFSLGLSLVYFFDTNKPKISKPADSDRDGIADNRDLCPASPQGARVDNTGCPDSDNDGIGDNKDLCPDSPANSKVNNKGCGDNDGDGVANNLDNCPTTPQGEKVNNKGCPLYRDETVTIELLVQFDNNKAEVKARYLSEIEKVARFMRKYPATQVELAGHTSALGDEKYNQSLSEKRARAVAKILSEEFNISPDRVSAKGYGESQLKNTGNSPDAHAQNRRMEAVITTEVKRSRK, from the coding sequence ATGAAAAACTTAACCAGGAAAACAATCTCTCATCTCTTGTGGTCCTCAATCGCTGTTTTATGCGGTTTTGCTTTACTGCTGAACTCACCGGCAAGCCTGGCGGAAACCCCGGATGCTAAAGCTCTGGTGGGCAATGCTTATTTCGGCGTTGATACCCTGTATATCGCCACCGATAATGACAGAACCGTGGAAAACCCCACCAATACCAGTATCGATCACGGTTATGGCGGTGGGCTGCACTTTGGCTACCGGGTCAATCCGACTTTTGAAATCAGGGGCTTTTGGAGTAACCTTAACCTGGAAGTAGAGAATAACGGCAAAAGTCCAAATGGCCGGATGTTTGGTATCGATGGCCTGATATTTCCCGACGCCAAAAATGTTTACTTTATTACCGGTATCAATATGATGGACCTACAAGCACAAGACGTTGCCATCAACCTCGGCGCCGGATACCGGCATTATTTTCAGGATCGTTTTGCCCTGCAAGCCGAAACCAAGGCATATTTTACCCCGGAAGAAAACCACACCGACTTTTCCCTGGGCTTAAGCCTGGTCTATTTCTTTGATACCAACAAACCTAAGATAAGCAAACCCGCCGACAGTGACCGGGACGGCATCGCCGATAACCGAGACCTGTGCCCGGCAAGCCCACAAGGCGCGAGAGTCGATAACACCGGCTGCCCGGACAGTGATAATGACGGCATAGGTGATAACAAAGACCTTTGTCCTGATTCACCAGCCAACAGCAAGGTTAACAACAAAGGCTGCGGCGATAACGACGGCGACGGAGTTGCCAACAATCTGGATAATTGCCCGACCACGCCTCAAGGCGAAAAAGTCAACAACAAAGGTTGCCCCCTTTACCGGGATGAAACAGTTACCATAGAATTGCTGGTGCAGTTTGATAACAATAAGGCCGAGGTCAAGGCCCGTTATTTAAGCGAAATAGAAAAAGTGGCCCGCTTTATGAGAAAATATCCCGCTACCCAAGTGGAGTTGGCCGGACATACCTCAGCCCTGGGGGATGAAAAATATAACCAGAGCTTATCCGAAAAGCGCGCCCGTGCGGTAGCAAAAATTCTCAGCGAAGAATTTAACATCAGCCCGGACCGCGTTAGTGCCAAAGGCTACGGCGAGAGCCAACTGAAAAATACCGGCAATAGCCCGGATGCCCATGCACAAAACCGCCGTATGGAGGCCGTGATCACCACCGAAGTCAAGCGTTCGAGAAAATAA